CTTGCCGCTGTGGTCAAGTTGCGCCCCGCGTTCAACAGGTTCAGTGGCTGGATACATACCGGTGTCCCGGATGCGCCAATGTGCAAACGATTCCACGTTACGCGCTTAGACCATTTGTTGAGAATTGATTAAAACCAAAAATTTTGAGGTCGTTGCTCTAACGCTCTGATTCCGGCTTTACGATTGCGATATTACCGCCGCGTCTTTTGTCGCCCGCACCTTGATAGTCTCTGCCCGCGGCATTCACGCCACCAAAAAACATGTTGGTCTCGTCGAAAATAAGATTTTCAACAGGGAGACTCTTTAAGGTATCGAAAGCTTGAGCGTTCATAGGGCGTTCGTCGGTACCAACACTCTCCATATAAAGCATTCCACCTTCGTAATGAATGCGTGGTGCGCTCACCGCTTCCTCGAGAGATTGTTTCCCGAAAAGGTGGCCGCCGAGAACCTGAAGAAGGGCAGTGCGGATACGATTGCTGCCACCCGTTCCCAACATCAGCTTGGGTCCGTGGCTATCTGTAACAGCGGTTGGGCACATCATCGATGTGAGCATGCTACCGGCGGGCATGACATGAAACCCTTGTGGGTGAAGGTCTTCCTCGCCCATAAAGTTATTGGCCATAGCACTGGTGCCGGGCACGATGTGTCCGCTTCCTTCGCCGTTGCTGCTCGTAATACTGCAGCCCAACCCATGCATATCGAGAGTGCTGATATGCGTGGTACTCCCAAGCTGGTTCTCGGGGGGCAAGATAATAGGTGTCCGCGATGTGAATGCTTCGTGAAAAACATTTCTCCATCTCTCCATCGATGATTCTGAGAGAAAGTTCTTTAATTGAGTCTCTGCGTGGTTTCCGTGTTCGTGCAGGAGAGGATCAAGTATTTGCTCACGCGCCATTTGAGTTGTGGTCATGGCTGCGACAAGGGCCAGAGCTTTATCGGTAGGATTACTCCAAACGTGGGGCGCCATTTTCTCAAACAACTTGAGCCCAAATCCAACAAGTAATCCGCCCGATGCAGGTGCAGGGGATAGGTAGATATCAAATTCACCCGCATGCACATGAACAGGTTTCGTGATTTTCGGGGCTAAGTCCAGAAGGTCGGTGTCTGTAACAAGCCCGCCCGGAGCAGCGAAGGTTTGCCGAAATGACTCCAAAATAGGTGTCATGTCGCCCGTTGCAAACTGTTCGAAAACGTTAACAAGGCCCGGCGCGTTGAAGAAATCCCCTGCTTTTAGAAGTTCACCTTCAGGGGCAAATATTTGCCGTGCTTCTGGGGTAAGTTTTAAAATGGGATCTAAGATTTGAAAGATACGCGCGAGTTCAAAGCTAACTTCTATGCCGTCACGTGCATAAGCCATGGCGGGTGCGATGACATCGTTAAGTGGTACGCTCCCGTATAGGCTATGAAGCTCTAACAGGCCTGGCAAGAGAAGAGGAATCGCGCATGAGCCTTTACCAACATGAAATGTCTGTAAGGCGGGCCCGAAACGAACATCTATCCCTTGGAAATCGATGTTCGATTTATCCGTCTGATTGCCTTTTCCAGGAACTCTAGAAAAGAAGTTCATCGATACGGGTTCGATATTTTCGCCGGCCACCAGTGCCAAGCCGCCACCAAATGGGCCGGTGAGAACAGGTTCCGCACAGAATGCAGCAAGGTTGGCAGCGACGGCAGCATCGACAGCGTTACCACCGTTTCGCAATAACTCGGCACCAGCTTCTGCCGTGAGGATAGAGCCAGCAGCGACGACGCCGCCATTTACCTTAATTTCGTGCCTATTCATGGTGCTGTATAAAATGGAGCCTTATGAACCCGTTACAGTTTTTCCCGAGTGTCTTAAGACTGTCTTAACAGTTAGGGCTGATTTGATAAAGTATTCCGAAGCAACCGACTAAAAGGACCAAGATAACGGGCTATTGGAGGAGTTGCCGTTACCCGATGAGCCATCGTACCCATTGAATGCAGCATCTAGAATTCCCAGGACATGAATGCCGATGGCCGTATAAATCATAATATTTCGCATCTTGTAATGTCCGGTGGCTTGGTCGCGGAGGTCACTGAATTCCTCTGGATTAGCGTCAACCCCAAGAGCATCGTAGTCCGCTTGGGCTTGAGAGCCGAAAATGTGGAACATGGCGCCTAAGCCTGCTGTTATGACTTCACCACCCACGAAAACTGAGCCCTTGAGTGGTTCTCGGTTATAAAACTGACCCCAGCCGGGCAAGAGCATGGAGCGGTAGATTGCACCGGAGCGGCTTCGTAAAACAGCGGCATCTGAAGATAAGGTAATCAAATCTGCAGCTGGCAGACTGGTTTCAGCTGATGCCCAAACCTTGGCTTCACCAACAGAGACGATGCGAACTTGAACAAGGTATTGTGACCCTGCTTCAGCGACACTTCCCAAGATGAGCGCTTGAGCACCGCTCATCTTTCCAATTTCAACAGCATCGGTTTCGGATACCAGACCCATCTGGCCCAGTTGAATTTCATCTACCAGCTTCGCGACCTCTTCTCGCTCTACGAGAAAAAGGTTGTGGTCATTTTGAAGCATGGATTGAAGCTGGGCTGAGACCACGAGACCAAGTTGCTTGTCTTGTGATGATTGACCGATTTCTTCGAAGTTGGCGATTGCAAACCGTTGATACCGAAGATTACCGTCCATGGAGTTTAAGTTCTTAATGACTTGATCGGACAACTTTCTTAGCTGGGTTAAGAGACTCTTAGCTTCCAGGCTAGAGGTGGTTTGTTCTGGAGTGGCATAGCTGGCCAAAACACGTCCCGATTGGGCATCGGTCACGCGGAGGCTGAGTGTGTTACCGGTGGAAGTGGTCACACAAGAGCCTGAAAGCAACCACGGATAGGCCATAGATGACTTTGCTGTTTCAATATTTTCGGTGAGCTCTTGTTGACGCTTTGTTTCGGTGACCACTTGAAAGCCTTGATCACTTAATCCGGTAACCAAGAGCGGGCTAAGATCTTGGCCATCTTTGCAAAGAACAGGGCTGAGTTGAATGGCTTCAGGTTTTGCCTGCTCCTTGAGGCTGGTCGCTATGGAATCGAGCGCCTCTTGGATATCGGTCTTGGCCGATGCCCAACCCTCACTTGCGATCAACGATACAAGGAGAATGCTCATGCATACTTTATAGATTTTTTGGTTCATGGGTGATCTACTCTCATGTGAGTTCGCCTTCTTAGTACAAAAACCAAGGCCAATAATAGCAGGAAGGGCCCACCAGAGACTGCTTGGCAGCCGCCTTCGTCATCAGGCGTGGCCGGGTCTGACCCTACGGAGCTATCTGATGGGTCGGAGGGCACAGAGGTATCTGCTGTATCGCTTGGATCGGAGGCAGTGGATACATCAGAAGGATCCGAAGCGTCCGTTGTGTCTGATGCATCTGACTGGTCCGCCGGATCTGAAGCGTCCGTTGTATCCGAAGCATCTGAGACATCGGAAGGATCGGTGGCATCAGCCGGGTCGGTCTCTTCACCACCTGGAAGATCATTTGGATCTCTTGGATCCGTTCCGGCTGCAAGCTCATCGCTGTCCGATGCACCATCGTTATCGCTGTCTTCGTCGCGATAATCAGGTGTGTCATCGTTGTCGGAGTCGAGGGGCTCCTCAGGTGTGTCACCGGCTTCGTCAATATCGTCGATGCCGTCGTTGTCACTGTCGGTATCCAGAGCATCGATGATTTCATCGCCGTCGGTATCACGAGCGCCATCATCGCCA
This Deltaproteobacteria bacterium DNA region includes the following protein-coding sequences:
- a CDS encoding gamma-glutamyltransferase — encoded protein: MNRHEIKVNGGVVAAGSILTAEAGAELLRNGGNAVDAAVAANLAAFCAEPVLTGPFGGGLALVAGENIEPVSMNFFSRVPGKGNQTDKSNIDFQGIDVRFGPALQTFHVGKGSCAIPLLLPGLLELHSLYGSVPLNDVIAPAMAYARDGIEVSFELARIFQILDPILKLTPEARQIFAPEGELLKAGDFFNAPGLVNVFEQFATGDMTPILESFRQTFAAPGGLVTDTDLLDLAPKITKPVHVHAGEFDIYLSPAPASGGLLVGFGLKLFEKMAPHVWSNPTDKALALVAAMTTTQMAREQILDPLLHEHGNHAETQLKNFLSESSMERWRNVFHEAFTSRTPIILPPENQLGSTTHISTLDMHGLGCSITSSNGEGSGHIVPGTSAMANNFMGEEDLHPQGFHVMPAGSMLTSMMCPTAVTDSHGPKLMLGTGGSNRIRTALLQVLGGHLFGKQSLEEAVSAPRIHYEGGMLYMESVGTDERPMNAQAFDTLKSLPVENLIFDETNMFFGGVNAAGRDYQGAGDKRRGGNIAIVKPESER